In one Candidatus Nomurabacteria bacterium genomic region, the following are encoded:
- a CDS encoding KH domain-containing protein, producing MAENHTDQQFLEFVVKSLVNHPEDVKTTREIDDRGVKITLHVNPEDMGYIIGRQGQTARALRILLKIVGAKADERVSMVIYEPDDMRRQHQERKGDGMGMSDEMPSKVRVHGDSGLVTDSDLEDLGI from the coding sequence ATGGCAGAAAACCACACAGACCAACAGTTTCTAGAGTTCGTTGTTAAGTCTCTTGTAAATCATCCAGAGGATGTAAAAACAACACGTGAGATCGATGATCGCGGTGTAAAAATCACCCTTCACGTTAATCCAGAGGATATGGGCTATATCATTGGCCGCCAAGGTCAAACAGCTCGTGCATTGCGTATCTTGCTTAAGATCGTAGGCGCTAAGGCAGATGAGCGCGTTAGCATGGTTATCTACGAACCAGACGATATGCGTCGCCAACACCAAGAACGCAAAGGTGATGGCATGGGCATGTCCGATGAGATGCCAAGCAAAGTCCGTGTTCACGGTGACTCCGGTCTCGTCAC
- a CDS encoding AAA family ATPase — protein MQRLRSQLEWIGGIDPETIKEYEETKKRSDELEVQLTDIREGLQALETVVAELDTTINERAKHAFERLNKEFARYFKTLFGGGEAQIIELQPEVKKANEEDEDEDYEEAQDDEQKKEERKGIDIMVTPPGKRFKSISLLSGGERALTSIALICAIMATNPSPFVVLDEVDAALDETNSRKFAEIVASLADKTQFIVVTHNRATMAKASLLYGVTMGDDGVSQLLSVSLEEVEKMRNN, from the coding sequence ATGCAGAGATTGCGTTCACAACTCGAATGGATTGGGGGTATTGATCCAGAGACCATCAAAGAATACGAAGAAACAAAAAAACGTTCAGACGAACTCGAGGTTCAATTAACGGATATTCGCGAAGGGTTGCAGGCACTTGAGACTGTTGTGGCTGAATTAGATACAACGATCAACGAACGCGCCAAACATGCCTTTGAACGATTAAATAAAGAATTTGCTCGTTACTTTAAAACGTTATTTGGTGGTGGCGAAGCACAAATTATCGAGCTTCAACCAGAAGTTAAAAAAGCAAACGAAGAAGATGAGGATGAAGATTATGAGGAGGCTCAAGACGATGAGCAAAAGAAAGAAGAGCGAAAAGGTATTGATATTATGGTCACGCCTCCAGGCAAGCGCTTCAAGTCCATTAGCCTTTTATCTGGCGGTGAACGTGCTTTAACATCTATAGCGCTCATCTGTGCCATTATGGCAACGAACCCATCGCCGTTTGTTGTGCTTGATGAAGTAGACGCGGCACTTGATGAAACCAACTCGCGTAAATTTGCTGAGATTGTTGCGTCACTCGCAGACAAGACACAATTTATTGTCGTCACACATAACCGCGCAACCATGGCCAAAGCATCACTTCTCTACGGTGTAACTATGGGTGACGATGGAGTATCGCAATTGCTTTCGGTGAGTTTAGAAGAGGTTGAGAAGATGAGGAATAACTAA
- the rpsP gene encoding 30S ribosomal protein S16 translates to MLTIRLTRIGKKKQPLYRFIVSEKARDPWGKALEILGSYNTLVTPSVATLDEDRVKYWISKGAQTSDTVWNILVDKKIVDGDKRKKQSVSKRRREKLDKKKKA, encoded by the coding sequence ATGTTGACCATTCGTCTCACCCGTATCGGTAAAAAGAAGCAACCACTCTACCGCTTCATCGTTTCAGAAAAAGCACGTGATCCTTGGGGCAAAGCTCTTGAGATTCTTGGCTCCTACAATACGCTCGTTACCCCTTCTGTCGCTACTCTCGACGAAGATCGCGTAAAATACTGGATCTCAAAAGGCGCTCAAACATCCGACACCGTTTGGAATATCCTCGTCGACAAAAAAATTGTTGATGGCGATAAGCGCAAAAAGCAAAGCGTTTCAAAACGCCGCCGCGAAAAGCTCGATAAGAAAAAGAAGGCTTAA